The genomic window CCGTATTGTTGATAGAGTCGGTCAAGGCCCTGATTCGAAAAAAAGATGGGCTTTATATAGATGGGACTCTCGGGGGATCCGGTCACTCAAAGGCATTTCTGAGTGTGTTGGATGATGAAGGGAGGTTGATTGCTTTTGATCAGGATCGAGCTGTTGTCAGGAATTTGCCCCAAGACAATCGCTTTGTTTGGGTTCATTCCAACTTCAGGTATTTAAAGAAATACCTGCAATATTATAAGATTGAAAAGATAGATGGTGTGTTTGCAGACTTAGGAGTCTCATCGTATCATTTTGATCAGGAGGATAGGGGTTTTTCATTTCGATCCGGAAGTCCGTTGGACATGCGAATGAGTGAAGCAAATCCAATGACAGCTCATGATGTGTTGATGAGTTATTCGCAAGATCGTTTGCTCGCTGTTTTTCATGATTTTGGTGAGCTGACGAATGCCTCGCGAATAGCTGCAAAGTTGGTGAGTGATCGGAAGAATAGATCTTTTGGAAGTTGCATTGAGTTTGCAACTTGGCTTGAGCAGTTCTCTTACGGAAAGCCACATCAATTTTTGGCGAAGGCATTTCAAGCATTGCGAATGGAGGTGAATGAAGAGATTAAATGTCTTCAGGAATTTCTTGAGCAAGCTGGAGAAATGTTGGTTTC from Saprospiraceae bacterium includes these protein-coding regions:
- the rsmH gene encoding 16S rRNA (cytosine(1402)-N(4))-methyltransferase RsmH, which gives rise to MGMDESNSYHDPVLLIESVKALIRKKDGLYIDGTLGGSGHSKAFLSVLDDEGRLIAFDQDRAVVRNLPQDNRFVWVHSNFRYLKKYLQYYKIEKIDGVFADLGVSSYHFDQEDRGFSFRSGSPLDMRMSEANPMTAHDVLMSYSQDRLLAVFHDFGELTNASRIAAKLVSDRKNRSFGSCIEFATWLEQFSYGKPHQFLAKAFQALRMEVNEEIKCLQEFLEQAGEMLVSGGVLAVISYHSLEDRVVKNFLRGTANDEAEKFYGRRKKIFLAENKKVIQPSENEQSKNPRSRSAKLRIGIKI